One Campylobacter sputorum subsp. sputorum DNA segment encodes these proteins:
- a CDS encoding SelT/SelW/SelH family (seleno)protein yields MDIKITYCNSUSYRPQASRVEEEIKSVYNDAKIELVAGSGGNFIIEVDGKIIFSKRDMDEPRFPNDGEILKLIDMI; encoded by the coding sequence ATGGATATAAAGATTACTTATTGTAATTCTTGATCTTATAGACCACAAGCTTCCCGTGTGGAAGAAGAAATAAAAAGCGTCTATAATGATGCAAAGATAGAACTTGTAGCAGGTAGTGGCGGTAACTTCATAATTGAAGTAGATGGAAAGATTATATTTTCAAAAAGAGATATGGATGAGCCTAGATTTCCTAATGATGGAGAAATTTTAAAGCTTATTGATATGATTTAA
- the efp gene encoding elongation factor P — protein MAYSMGDLKKGLKIELEGVPYKIVEYQHVKPGKGAAFVRVKIKSYIDGRVLEKTFHAGDKCETPNLEDKQMQYLYDDGEFCQFMDTTTYEQIAISDEEVGENKKWMLDGMMVDVLFHNGKAIGLEVPQVVELKIVETAPNFRGDTQGSNKKPATLETGAVVQIPFHVLEGEVIRVDTVRGEYIERANK, from the coding sequence ATGGCATATTCTATGGGAGATTTAAAAAAGGGACTAAAGATAGAATTAGAAGGTGTTCCTTATAAAATTGTAGAGTATCAACATGTAAAACCTGGCAAAGGAGCGGCTTTTGTTAGAGTTAAAATAAAATCATATATAGATGGTAGAGTTTTAGAAAAAACTTTTCATGCAGGCGATAAATGTGAAACTCCAAATTTAGAAGATAAGCAAATGCAATATCTTTATGATGATGGTGAGTTTTGTCAGTTTATGGATACTACTACTTACGAACAAATCGCAATTAGCGATGAAGAGGTTGGAGAGAACAAAAAATGGATGCTTGATGGTATGATGGTTGATGTTTTGTTTCATAATGGTAAAGCAATCGGACTTGAAGTTCCTCAGGTTGTTGAGTTAAAGATAGTAGAAACTGCTCCAAATTTCCGTGGCGATACACAAGGAAGCAATAAAAAACCAGCCACACTTGAAACTGGTGCAGTTGTGCAAATTCCTTTTCATGTATTAGAAGGCGAAGTTATCCGTGTTGATACGGTTAGAGGCGAATATATAGAAAGAGCAAATAAATAA
- a CDS encoding RNA recognition motif domain-containing protein — translation MNIYVGNLSYRMTEAELRSTFEAYGSVSRAKIVKDRETNRSKGFGFVEMENVSEGSKAIEALNDTEVGGRKLRVNEARPKD, via the coding sequence GTGAATATTTATGTTGGTAATTTGTCATATCGTATGACAGAAGCAGAGCTAAGGTCTACTTTTGAGGCTTATGGATCAGTAAGTCGTGCAAAAATAGTAAAAGATAGAGAAACAAATCGCTCAAAAGGATTTGGGTTTGTTGAAATGGAAAATGTAAGTGAAGGCTCAAAAGCTATCGAAGCTCTAAATGATACAGAAGTAGGTGGTAGAAAACTCAGAGTTAATGAGGCTAGACCAAAAGATTAA
- a CDS encoding DUF2179 domain-containing protein produces the protein MSEFLQSDFFRYIGIPILICLARIIDVTLGTVRIILVSKGKKIIAPILGFFEILIWLIAITQVMAHLDGWQNYIAYALGFALGNLFGILLEEKLALGHVVVRIIPKIKAVNLAKMLRNSGYSVSMINANGNDGDINILFVVIKRCEIDNILPLIKENNPWAFYTIEDLRYANLNMINVPVNQSTIKEFSKNSI, from the coding sequence ATGAGTGAATTTTTACAAAGTGATTTTTTTAGATATATTGGGATACCTATTTTGATATGCTTGGCAAGAATTATAGATGTTACTCTTGGAACTGTAAGAATTATCCTTGTTTCAAAAGGTAAAAAGATAATAGCACCTATTTTAGGATTTTTTGAAATTTTAATATGGCTTATAGCAATCACTCAAGTTATGGCACACCTTGATGGATGGCAAAACTATATAGCGTATGCCCTTGGTTTTGCACTTGGAAATCTTTTTGGCATACTGCTTGAAGAAAAATTAGCACTAGGGCATGTCGTAGTTAGGATAATACCAAAAATAAAAGCAGTAAATTTAGCAAAAATGCTAAGAAATAGCGGATATAGTGTAAGTATGATAAATGCAAACGGAAATGATGGCGATATCAATATTCTTTTTGTTGTTATAAAACGCTGCGAAATAGACAATATACTTCCTTTAATAAAAGAAAATAACCCTTGGGCGTTTTATACTATAGAGGATTTAAGATATGCAAACTTAAATATGATAAATGTTCCGGTAAATCAAAGCACTATAAAAGAATTTTCTAAAAATAGTATTTAA
- a CDS encoding DJ-1 family glyoxalase III yields the protein MKVAIILATGFEEIEAVSIIDILKRGGIDCVSVGLDRRKVTGAHNITVYADIVLDDLLVSEYEMAILPGGLPGADNLANSNKLCEILQSFDANNKHIGAICAAPFVLAKFDLIKNSYTCYPGFEKNVNKSGYISNQNVVRDHNIMTSCGPATAMEFGLEILRELKGEKVYLDVKNGLLFE from the coding sequence ATGAAAGTAGCGATTATCTTAGCAACAGGTTTTGAAGAAATTGAAGCTGTTAGCATTATAGATATTTTAAAAAGAGGTGGTATTGATTGTGTTAGCGTGGGATTAGATAGAAGAAAAGTTACTGGGGCTCATAACATTACTGTGTATGCAGATATTGTATTAGATGATTTGCTTGTAAGCGAGTATGAAATGGCTATTTTGCCAGGTGGTTTACCAGGAGCAGATAATCTTGCAAATAGTAATAAGCTTTGCGAAATATTGCAATCTTTTGATGCGAACAATAAACATATCGGTGCTATTTGTGCTGCACCATTTGTGCTTGCTAAATTTGATTTAATTAAAAACTCATACACTTGCTATCCTGGTTTTGAGAAAAATGTGAATAAAAGTGGTTATATATCAAATCAAAATGTAGTTCGCGATCACAATATAATGACTTCTTGCGGTCCTGCAACAGCTATGGAATTCGGATTAGAAATTCTAAGAGAACTAAAAGGTGAAAAAGTATATTTAGATGTTAAAAATGGATTGCTTTTTGAGTAA
- the rpoC gene encoding DNA-directed RNA polymerase subunit beta', with protein sequence MSELRPIDIKEEDRPKDFKAFQLMLASPEKIKSWSHGEVKKPETINYRTLKPERDGLFCAKIFGPVRDYECLCGKYKKMRYKGIKCEKCGVEVTTSKVRRSRMGHIELVTPVAHIWYVNSLPSRIGTLLGIKMKDLERVLYYEAYIVETPGDAYYDNENTKKVEQYHVLNEEQYQSLLDRYSDSGFKARMGGEVIRDLLSSLDLIDIHNNLKEEYASTNSEAKKKTLVKRLKVIESFLESGNRPEWMMITNLPVLPPDLRPLVGLDGGKFAVSDVNDLYRRVINRNSRLKRLMELDAPEIIVRNEKRMLQEAVDALFDNGRRANAVKGANKRPLKSLSEIIKGKQGRFRQNLLGKRVDFSGRSVIVVGPHLRMDQCGLPKTMALELFKPHLIARLQEKGYATTVKQAKKMIDDKNNEVWECLEEVVKDHPVMLNRAPTLHKLSIQAFHPVLVDGKAIKLHPLVCSAFNADFDGDQMAIHVPLSQEAIAECKIMMLSSMNILLPASGKAVAVPSQDMVLGIYYLSLIKDGALGENKIFGNVDEVRLAVEYGYLDHHAKLKTIIDGKTIFTTAGRLIIKSIIPDFVPDDMWNKIMKKKDIANLVDYVYKNGGFEVSASFLDALKDLGFRYATKAGISISVDDIIVPHSKEKYIQDAKNQVKEIQNQYGAGLLTDSERYNKIVDIWTDASNKVASEMMKLVKEDKNGFNSIYMMADSGARGSTAQIRQLAGMRGLMTKPDGSIIETPIISNFREGLNVLEYFISTHGARKGLADTALKTANAGYLTRKLIDVGQNVKVTMHDCGTHEGVEITEITENGELIESLEERILGRVVSADVIDPITNEILFSEGTLIDEEKAREIVDAGIKSVSIRTPVTCKAKKGVCAKCYGINLAEGKLVKPGEAVGIISAQSIGEPGTQLTLRTFHIGGTASAGQQARKIEASKEGFIRYYNVQTYENNKKQIVANRRNAAVLLVEPKIKAAFDGVIDIDMAHDDISIILKGKKEEVKYTLRKQDIAKPNELAGVSGKVEGKFYISYKPGDSVKENESIVEVIKEGYNIPNRIPYASELMVKDGEPVTQKIVSGASGILKFYILNGDYLQRKKDIKKGHLVNEKGLFVVVADEDDREAIRHYIPRESIIEFDDSSTVDVKSIIAKPKKEEKTVIAQWDPYSNPVISEADGKVSFEQIEADRSVTAQYDETTGQTRLVINEYLPSGIKPTIIVTTADGKMLKYPLEPKTAIFVDEGTIVKQADTLAKTPKAIAKSEDITGGLPRVSELFEARRPKNAAIIADIDGVIRFDKPLRSKEKIIIEGTDGRTHQYLVDKDRKIQVRDGEFVHAGEKITDGVISSHDVLKILGEKALHYYLISEIQQVYRSQGVAIADKHIEIIVSQMLRQVKIVDSGDTNFIVGDLISKRKFREENARIMKIGGEPALAEPVLLSVTRAAIGSDSVISAASFQETTKVLTEASIAGKFDYLEDLKENVIIGRMIPVGTGFHQDKKLKLIYPKDKE encoded by the coding sequence ATGAGTGAGTTAAGACCTATAGATATTAAAGAAGAAGATAGACCAAAGGATTTTAAAGCATTTCAACTTATGCTTGCAAGTCCTGAAAAGATAAAATCTTGGAGTCATGGCGAAGTTAAAAAACCAGAAACTATAAACTACCGAACACTAAAACCAGAAAGAGACGGTCTTTTTTGTGCTAAAATTTTTGGTCCAGTAAGAGATTATGAATGTCTTTGTGGTAAGTATAAAAAAATGCGTTATAAAGGCATTAAATGTGAAAAATGTGGTGTTGAAGTAACTACATCTAAAGTTAGAAGATCTAGAATGGGACATATTGAACTTGTTACTCCGGTTGCTCACATTTGGTATGTAAATTCTCTTCCAAGTAGAATAGGAACTTTGCTTGGCATAAAAATGAAAGATTTAGAAAGAGTGCTTTACTATGAGGCATATATAGTAGAAACTCCAGGTGATGCGTATTATGATAATGAAAATACAAAAAAAGTAGAGCAATATCATGTATTAAATGAAGAGCAATATCAATCTTTACTCGATAGATACTCAGATAGCGGTTTTAAAGCTAGAATGGGCGGAGAGGTTATTAGAGATCTTTTAAGTAGTTTGGATTTAATAGATATTCATAATAATTTAAAAGAAGAGTATGCATCTACTAACTCAGAAGCTAAGAAAAAAACTTTAGTAAAAAGACTTAAAGTTATAGAGTCATTTTTAGAAAGCGGAAATCGTCCTGAGTGGATGATGATAACTAATTTGCCTGTTCTTCCGCCAGATCTTAGACCTCTAGTTGGTTTAGATGGTGGTAAATTTGCAGTTTCTGATGTAAATGATCTTTATAGAAGAGTAATAAATAGAAATAGCCGTTTAAAAAGACTTATGGAACTTGATGCTCCTGAGATTATTGTTAGAAATGAAAAAAGAATGCTTCAAGAAGCTGTTGATGCACTTTTTGATAATGGCAGAAGAGCAAATGCTGTAAAAGGAGCAAATAAGCGTCCTCTTAAATCTCTAAGTGAGATTATCAAGGGTAAACAAGGTCGTTTTAGACAAAATCTTCTTGGAAAAAGAGTTGATTTTTCAGGTCGTAGCGTTATTGTTGTTGGCCCGCATTTAAGGATGGATCAATGCGGTTTGCCTAAAACTATGGCTTTAGAGTTGTTTAAACCACATCTCATAGCAAGGCTTCAAGAAAAGGGTTATGCTACAACGGTTAAACAAGCTAAAAAAATGATAGATGATAAAAATAATGAAGTTTGGGAATGTTTAGAAGAGGTTGTTAAAGATCACCCTGTTATGTTAAACCGTGCTCCTACGCTTCATAAACTTTCTATTCAGGCATTTCATCCAGTTCTTGTAGATGGTAAGGCTATTAAACTTCATCCATTAGTTTGTTCTGCATTTAATGCTGACTTTGATGGTGACCAAATGGCGATACATGTGCCGCTTTCTCAAGAAGCTATTGCAGAATGCAAGATAATGATGTTAAGTTCTATGAATATTTTGCTTCCTGCAAGTGGTAAAGCCGTTGCCGTTCCATCGCAAGATATGGTTTTAGGAATTTATTATCTTTCTTTGATTAAAGATGGTGCACTTGGAGAGAATAAAATTTTTGGAAATGTTGATGAAGTGAGACTTGCTGTTGAATATGGCTACCTTGATCATCATGCAAAATTAAAAACTATCATAGATGGCAAGACTATATTTACAACAGCTGGAAGACTCATTATAAAATCAATCATTCCTGATTTTGTTCCAGATGATATGTGGAACAAAATTATGAAAAAGAAAGATATTGCAAATTTAGTTGATTATGTATATAAAAATGGTGGATTTGAAGTAAGTGCAAGTTTTCTTGATGCTCTTAAAGATCTTGGTTTTAGATATGCAACAAAAGCTGGAATTTCGATATCAGTTGATGATATCATTGTTCCACACAGTAAAGAAAAATATATTCAAGATGCCAAAAATCAAGTTAAAGAGATACAAAATCAATATGGTGCAGGACTATTAACAGATTCTGAAAGATATAATAAAATAGTTGATATATGGACCGATGCTAGTAATAAAGTCGCAAGTGAGATGATGAAACTAGTTAAAGAAGATAAAAATGGCTTTAACTCTATTTATATGATGGCAGATAGCGGTGCTAGAGGTAGTACAGCTCAAATTAGACAGCTTGCTGGTATGCGTGGTCTTATGACAAAGCCAGATGGAAGTATTATTGAAACACCTATTATCTCAAATTTCCGTGAAGGACTAAATGTTTTAGAGTATTTTATCTCAACTCATGGTGCTAGAAAAGGTCTTGCTGATACTGCGTTAAAAACTGCAAATGCTGGTTATCTTACAAGAAAACTTATAGATGTTGGTCAAAATGTAAAAGTAACTATGCATGATTGTGGAACTCACGAAGGCGTAGAAATAACTGAGATTACAGAAAATGGCGAATTAATAGAAAGTCTAGAAGAGAGAATTTTAGGAAGAGTTGTAAGTGCTGATGTTATAGATCCTATAACAAATGAGATTTTGTTTAGCGAAGGAACTCTTATAGATGAAGAAAAAGCAAGAGAGATAGTTGATGCTGGTATAAAATCAGTAAGCATTAGAACTCCTGTAACATGCAAAGCTAAAAAAGGTGTATGTGCTAAATGTTATGGTATAAATCTTGCTGAAGGCAAACTTGTAAAACCTGGCGAAGCAGTTGGTATTATATCAGCTCAATCAATTGGCGAACCAGGAACTCAGCTTACACTAAGAACATTCCATATCGGTGGAACTGCTTCAGCTGGGCAACAAGCTAGAAAAATTGAAGCTAGTAAAGAAGGCTTTATAAGATATTATAATGTTCAGACTTATGAAAACAATAAAAAACAAATTGTTGCAAACAGAAGAAATGCTGCCGTTCTTTTGGTTGAACCTAAAATAAAAGCGGCATTTGATGGTGTTATAGATATTGATATGGCTCATGATGATATTAGTATTATTTTAAAAGGCAAAAAAGAAGAGGTAAAATATACTCTTAGAAAACAAGATATTGCCAAACCAAATGAACTTGCCGGTGTTAGTGGAAAAGTTGAGGGTAAATTTTATATATCATACAAACCAGGCGATAGCGTAAAAGAAAATGAGAGTATAGTTGAGGTTATAAAAGAGGGCTATAACATACCTAATCGTATTCCTTATGCAAGTGAACTTATGGTTAAAGATGGTGAGCCTGTAACACAAAAGATTGTTTCTGGTGCTAGCGGTATACTTAAATTTTATATTTTAAATGGCGATTATTTGCAAAGAAAAAAAGATATTAAAAAAGGGCATCTTGTAAATGAAAAAGGTCTTTTTGTTGTTGTTGCAGATGAAGATGATAGGGAAGCTATAAGACATTATATACCAAGAGAGTCTATAATAGAATTTGATGATAGCTCTACTGTGGATGTAAAAAGTATCATAGCTAAACCTAAAAAAGAAGAAAAAACAGTTATAGCTCAATGGGATCCATATTCAAATCCTGTTATATCAGAAGCTGATGGTAAGGTATCTTTTGAACAAATTGAAGCAGATAGAAGTGTTACAGCACAATACGATGAAACAACAGGGCAAACCCGTCTTGTAATAAATGAGTATTTGCCAAGTGGTATAAAACCAACCATAATTGTTACAACAGCTGATGGTAAAATGCTTAAATACCCGCTTGAGCCAAAAACGGCTATTTTTGTTGATGAGGGCACAATTGTAAAACAAGCAGACACGCTTGCAAAAACACCTAAAGCTATAGCAAAATCTGAAGATATCACAGGAGGTCTTCCTAGAGTTAGTGAGCTTTTTGAGGCAAGAAGACCTAAAAACGCTGCAATTATTGCAGATATTGATGGTGTAATAAGATTTGATAAACCTCTTAGATCAAAAGAGAAAATCATTATAGAGGGCACAGATGGTAGAACTCATCAATATCTTGTAGATAAAGATAGAAAAATTCAAGTTAGAGATGGTGAGTTTGTTCATGCTGGAGAAAAGATTACAGATGGTGTTATAAGTAGCCACGATGTACTTAAAATATTGGGTGAAAAAGCACTTCATTATTATTTGATTAGTGAAATTCAACAAGTTTATCGCTCTCAAGGTGTTGCAATAGCTGATAAGCATATAGAAATCATAGTTTCACAAATGCTAAGACAGGTTAAGATTGTAGATAGTGGAGATACAAATTTCATAGTTGGTGATTTAATAAGCAAAAGAAAATTCCGCGAGGAAAATGCTAGAATTATGAAAATAGGTGGCGAGCCTGCTCTAGCAGAGCCAGTGCTTCTTAGTGTTACAAGAGCAGCTATTGGAAGTGATAGTGTTATATCGGCTGCTTCATTCCAAGAAACAACTAAGGTTTTAACAGAAGCCAGTATCGCTGGTAAATTTGATTATTTAGAAGATTTAAAAGAAAATGTTATTATCGGTCGTATGATTCCTGTTGGAACAGGTTTTCATCAAGATAAGAAATTAAAACTTATATATCCAAAAGATAAAGAGTAG
- a CDS encoding aryl-sulfate sulfotransferase translates to MKSKISLSILVAGLLVCITPADIYAAGGASGPKTYNAVGKIGAVVMNPYGTAPLTAIINDGGYHIKDAKVTVKGKGSKGIDIQYNVSDTKLMQYAGIPIFGLYPDFINTVEVSYTRFEPGGKNAKSQKINETYSIYAPPITTYGSGTAQKNFLPKAEVIVPASPKVKNNLYLMNHLSSILPNASQVVWNHPAGGALEWDYESYVWMIDTNGDIRWQLDVSKFRDPYDIRKKGNMMGFDQTSDGNLLWGMGQTYKKYDLMGRKVFDRMLPRSYIDFSHHAEETSKGTYLLRVADSDMKRKDGKNVRTVRDVIVELDKEGNVIDEWNLSEILDPYRDNNILAMDQGAVCLNVDASKAGQTVSKEELESDNMPFGDVAGVGPGRNWAHVNSVNYDPYDDSIIISSRHQSAVIKIGRDKKIKWILSSPEGWSDEYKKYILTPIDEKGKKIVCEAQGSHCPGYLSEKGGFDYSWTQHTAYVIPEKSKGHLRHISTFDNGDSRGMEQPAMVSMKYSRAVEYEVDEKNMTVKQVWEFGKERGLEWYSPITSVTEYIPKTDTMMVYSATAGMGDLVAFRNGTAELAPYLHEFKYGTKTPELEIKMVGGNIIGYRALVIDYKKPFN, encoded by the coding sequence ATGAAATCAAAGATTTCTTTATCAATCTTAGTTGCAGGATTGTTAGTATGTATAACACCTGCTGATATTTACGCAGCTGGCGGAGCAAGTGGTCCAAAAACATATAATGCTGTTGGCAAAATAGGTGCAGTTGTGATGAATCCTTATGGAACAGCACCGCTTACTGCTATAATTAATGATGGCGGATATCACATAAAAGACGCCAAAGTTACGGTTAAGGGCAAAGGTAGTAAAGGCATTGATATACAATATAATGTATCAGATACAAAACTTATGCAATATGCAGGAATTCCTATTTTTGGGCTTTATCCAGATTTTATAAATACAGTTGAAGTTAGTTACACAAGATTTGAGCCGGGCGGTAAAAATGCAAAATCTCAAAAAATCAACGAAACATACTCTATTTATGCACCACCGATTACAACTTATGGCTCAGGAACTGCACAAAAAAACTTTTTACCAAAAGCTGAAGTTATAGTCCCTGCTTCACCTAAAGTTAAAAACAATTTATATCTAATGAATCATTTAAGTTCAATTTTGCCAAATGCTAGTCAAGTTGTTTGGAACCATCCTGCTGGAGGTGCCTTAGAATGGGATTATGAAAGTTATGTATGGATGATTGATACAAATGGTGACATTAGGTGGCAACTTGATGTAAGCAAATTTAGAGACCCTTATGATATAAGAAAAAAAGGCAATATGATGGGCTTTGATCAAACATCAGATGGAAATTTACTCTGGGGCATGGGTCAAACTTACAAAAAATATGACTTAATGGGTCGTAAAGTTTTTGATAGAATGCTTCCTCGTTCATACATTGATTTTTCACACCATGCAGAAGAAACAAGTAAAGGCACATATTTATTGCGTGTTGCTGATTCAGATATGAAACGCAAAGACGGCAAAAATGTAAGAACTGTTAGAGATGTGATAGTTGAACTTGATAAAGAAGGAAATGTTATAGATGAATGGAATTTAAGTGAAATTTTAGATCCGTATAGAGATAACAATATCCTAGCAATGGATCAAGGTGCAGTTTGCTTGAATGTAGATGCTAGTAAAGCTGGACAAACAGTCTCAAAAGAAGAGTTAGAGAGCGACAATATGCCATTTGGCGATGTTGCAGGTGTTGGACCTGGCAGAAACTGGGCTCATGTAAATAGCGTTAATTACGATCCATACGATGATAGTATCATTATTTCAAGTCGTCACCAAAGTGCTGTAATAAAAATAGGTAGAGATAAAAAAATAAAATGGATTTTAAGCTCTCCTGAGGGATGGAGCGATGAATATAAAAAATATATTCTAACCCCAATTGACGAAAAAGGCAAAAAGATAGTTTGTGAAGCACAAGGCTCACATTGCCCTGGATATTTAAGCGAAAAAGGTGGATTTGACTACTCATGGACACAGCATACTGCTTATGTCATACCAGAAAAATCAAAAGGTCATCTAAGACATATAAGCACTTTTGATAACGGAGATAGCCGCGGAATGGAGCAACCTGCAATGGTTAGTATGAAATACAGCCGTGCAGTTGAATACGAAGTTGATGAAAAAAATATGACCGTTAAACAAGTTTGGGAATTTGGTAAAGAAAGAGGACTTGAATGGTATAGCCCAATAACCTCGGTAACAGAATATATACCTAAAACAGATACTATGATGGTTTATAGTGCTACTGCTGGAATGGGGGATTTAGTTGCATTTAGAAATGGCACGGCAGAACTTGCTCCATATCTTCATGAGTTTAAATATGGCACAAAAACACCAGAATTAGAAATCAAAATGGTTGGTGGAAATATAATCGGTTATAGAGCATTAGTAATTGATTATAAAAAACCTTTTAACTAA
- the thiD gene encoding bifunctional hydroxymethylpyrimidine kinase/phosphomethylpyrimidine kinase, protein MKNVLSIAGVDPSGGAGIIADLKVFIAHDVFAMGVVTATTAQNTQGLFGMQLIDTKMIEDGIKRIFDDIRIDAIKIGVVPSVEIIKTVANTLKSIPNLPPVVLDPVMSCKNGDIWLEENSQKTLVSELFPISYVITPNLYEAQQILQTKLTSEDDFKDACINLTKFGAKNIYLKAGDVNGISLDVFYDGKDFELLKTPRINSNHTHGTGCSLSSAIAANLANGESVKNACKKAKEYITGAISHPAMIGSGCNPIDHFYKNHI, encoded by the coding sequence ATGAAAAATGTTCTTAGTATAGCTGGTGTTGATCCAAGTGGCGGTGCTGGCATTATAGCTGATTTAAAGGTTTTTATAGCCCATGATGTTTTTGCTATGGGGGTTGTAACTGCTACTACAGCTCAAAACACACAAGGTCTTTTTGGTATGCAATTAATCGATACTAAAATGATAGAAGATGGCATAAAAAGAATTTTTGATGATATAAGAATAGATGCTATAAAAATAGGCGTAGTTCCAAGTGTTGAGATCATAAAAACAGTTGCAAATACTCTAAAAAGCATTCCAAATTTACCGCCTGTTGTACTTGATCCTGTTATGAGTTGCAAAAACGGAGATATTTGGTTAGAAGAAAATTCTCAAAAAACTCTTGTAAGTGAGCTTTTTCCAATATCTTATGTAATAACTCCAAATTTATATGAAGCACAGCAAATTTTACAAACCAAACTTACTAGCGAAGATGATTTTAAAGATGCTTGTATAAATTTAACTAAATTTGGTGCAAAAAATATTTATCTAAAAGCTGGTGATGTAAATGGCATTTCTTTGGATGTTTTCTATGATGGAAAAGATTTTGAATTATTAAAAACACCTAGAATAAACTCAAATCATACTCACGGAACAGGATGTTCTCTCTCAAGTGCTATTGCTGCAAATTTGGCAAATGGTGAAAGCGTAAAAAATGCTTGTAAAAAAGCAAAAGAATACATAACCGGTGCTATCTCTCATCCTGCTATGATAGGCTCAGGTTGTAATCCTATAGATCATTTTTATAAAAACCATATATAA